TGCGGGTCGTCGTAGGCGAAGTCCTCCTCGCCGTAGCGGCAGACCGGGTCCAGTTCCTCGCAGGCGTAGCTGATCCCGGCGTCGGGCGCGGGCCCGGCGGGCCCGGTGTCGGACCCGGGGTCGGCGGCGTCGGGCCCGTCCCCGGCGAAGGTCTCCCGCCAGCGGTCCCGGTCGGCGGCCGGGACCCACATCCGGGCGACGGTGGCGGCGTCCGACTGCAGCGGCACCCGCATCGGGACGAGTTCCCCGGCCGCGCTCGCCCCGACCAGTTCGTCCACCTCGGTGGGGGGCTTGCCGGGCAGGCAGAGCGCGGGCAGGTACCAGCCGGTGTGCAGTCGGCCGCACCAGGAGCCGTTCAGCGGGCAGGGCCGGGCGCTGCCGCGCAGGCACTTCCACTGCTGGAGGTGCCGGACGCCCGCGCGCACCGCCATCGGCGCCCGGGAGGCGATCCGCTGCCACGGCAGGTCGTCGACCCGGGCCCAGGGCGCCCGGTCGATCAGCGGGGCGCGCTCGTCGCAGGTCACCCAGAGCGGCACGATGCCGTGCTCGGCGGCGCTGCGCGAGCGCCTGCGCACCGTCTCCGCGGTGACCGGGGCGTACGGGGCGGCCCAGCCGATCCGCAGCCCGCCGGGCCCGGTGACCAGCACGTCGGTGCGGGCCCGGCCGCCGCCGGCGCGGGTCCCGACCTCGTACCGGCAGCCGTGCCGGTCGGCGGCCCGGGCGATGCGTTCCTGGAGCGCCTTGCGCCGGTCGTCCTGCTCCGCCGTCGGCGGGCGGCGCAGCGGCAGGTGCGCGGCGACCCAGGTGGTGCGGCCGCCGACGGTGTTCCGGCGCAGGTGCATCCACGGGGAGCGGTCCTCGCCGTCGCCCCCCGCCCGTTCCTCCGCCTCGCAGCGGCCCTCGCGGTGCCGCTGGAGGCATTCCAGGAGTTCGCGGTCGCGCCGGTCGACGGGCGCGGTGATCTCCGCCAGCAGCCCCGGGCGGTCGGGATGGCCCAGGTCGGGCCGGGTGAGGTTGATCTCGATGCCGTACACGGTGTGGAACACGCCGTTCGCCATGGCACGAGGCTAATGCGCATTCCCGCTGATATGACCCGGAATCAAGAAAAAGGATTCACCCGGTAATTGAATTCCCTTCCGAAACCTCGGCGGCGGAACGATTTCCCGCCATTTTCCGGAACCGGACCCGGTTTCCCGGCTCAGGCCAGGCCGAGTGCGGCGCGCAGCCGCCCCCGGGTGGCGGCGGCGGCCTCCCGGGTGACGGGGTCGTCACTGCCGAGGGCGTCGCCGAGCAGCAGGTCGGCGGCGGCGACCACCGCGGCGGGCAGCACGACCTCGCGGAGGCCGAGCAGCTGGGCGGCGGCCTGGTGCCCGATCGACGCGGTCTGGTGCCCGACCGGCTGGGGCGGGGGGCCGGACGAGCGGCCTGACGAGTGGCCGGACGAGTGGCCGGGCGGCTCCGCCGGTTCGGGGACGCGCGGGGGCGCCGACGTGGGTGGCCCGCCCTGCGGGCGGCGCGGTTCGTTGATCACGGGCATGTTCAGTCCAACGGGTCACGGCCCGCGACGGTTACGCGGGCGGAACGTTCGGATGGTCAGGAGGCGTGCCGGGCGTGCCGGGCGTGCCGGTCCGGGACGGCGGCGGGCCCGCCGGGAGCGGGCGCGCCGGCGGGCGGGAGGGCGGGGTGTTCGGAGCGCGGGGCGAGCGTACGGACCCCGGCGGACGCGGCGGCGGGACGGTCCGTCGGGGGCTGCTTCGCGGGGCCGTGCCCTCCGGCGCTCTGCCCCGCGGCGCTCTGTGCCGCGGTGGTGTGTGCCGCGGTGGTGTGTGCGGCCCGGATCCACCGGGCCAGGGCGTGGGCGAACTCAGGTCCGATCGCGGCGGCGTGCTGCAACTGGTCCAGGTCGCCCGGCCGGAGCGGCACTCCGGCCTCCGAGAGGGCGGCCAGCAGGGGTTGCAGCAGCGTCCACTGGACGCGGACCACGGGTAGCGGGCTGGTATGCGCAGGCTCTGTCACGCCCGTTCCAACTGCCCGCCCCCGACGGGGTCACGGCCCGTCCGTGCGGTTCCACCGCAGGGTGCAACGAACGTCCGTGCGGGCCCCGGGGCCGTCAGCCGAGGTGCAGCCGCGCCAGTTCGCGCAGCGCGAGCGCGCCCAGCACGGCGGCGGTGGCCGCGAGCAGCGCGGCCAGCACCGGCCGGGGGCCGCCCGCGCCCGCCCACAGGGCGCCGGCGGCCGTCAGCACGGAGAGCAGGGCGACGGCGGCGACCAGCGGTCGCGGGCGGTGGGCCAGTCGGGCGACCGGCCCGGGGGTCCGGTCGAGCCGCCGGTCCAGCCGGGGGTCCGTCCGGCGCAGGTGGTGTTCGATCTCCGCGAGCAGGACGCGTTCCCGTGCGGTCAGTCGGGTGTCCATCGGGTCTGCCGCCTCTCCGGGAGGGGACGGGGGTGGGAGGTTCCAACCCGGGCCAGCCTGGGGTCGGCCCGGGGTCGGCCCCGAGTCAGCCCGGGTTCCCGGGCCGGACGGCGGTCGCACCGGACGGTCCGACCGCCCCGGGCAGCGCGCTCGCCCCGGACAGCCCGGCCGCGACGGCCCGCGTGGTCGCGGCGGGGACGGCCTGCGGGTGGCGGCGGAGCCAGTACGGGTTGTCGTGCGGGAGCCCGCCGCTGACCCGGCCGTACATGCCGAGGGCGGCCAGCAGCAGGCCCATGGCGAAGCTGAACAGGACGTTCGGGATGCGGAAGGCCAGCAGGTTGGCCGAGCTGTCCAGCAGCGCGAGGTTGACGAATCCGCTCAGCACGAACAGCGCGCCCACCGCGATGGCGGTGCTGGAGGCCTGGCGGCCGCCGCGCAGGGCGGCGGCGAGCAGCACCGCGGCGGTGGCGATCGAGACCGTGCTGAGCAGGCCGTTGCTGGACAGCCCGGCGACGCGCTCGCCGTGCGTCCCGAAGAAGGGCAGGCCGTCGGCGAGCCCGAGCGCGCCGAAGGCCAGTAGCAGGAGGGCGCACAGGGCGGCGCCGAGGCGGTGGATCCGGGACAGCCGGCGGTCGGCGGACGGTCGGTGCTGGGGTTCCATGGCGGTTCTCCTCTCGGTGCGGCGGGTCGGTGCCCACCGCGGCTACCCCTCCCCTCGAAAGGTTTCGCCTCCGAACGGCCGAGGGCCCACCCGCAGCGTTGGTGCAGCGTTCCGCCCGGCTCCCGGAACGCTGCACCAGCGCTGCGAAGCGACAGCGGGGGGCGCCGGGGCGCACACTCGCCACGTGCTGCCCGCCCGTCCCCCGGAGGCCCTGATGCGGACGACCACCCCCGCCGACCCGGGGCTCCCGACCGGTGCGGTGGCCAGGCTGCTCGGGGTCTCGCCCGTCACG
The window above is part of the Kitasatospora sp. NA04385 genome. Proteins encoded here:
- a CDS encoding DUF3040 domain-containing protein, with the translated sequence MDTRLTARERVLLAEIEHHLRRTDPRLDRRLDRTPGPVARLAHRPRPLVAAVALLSVLTAAGALWAGAGGPRPVLAALLAATAAVLGALALRELARLHLG
- a CDS encoding DUF4383 domain-containing protein gives rise to the protein MEPQHRPSADRRLSRIHRLGAALCALLLLAFGALGLADGLPFFGTHGERVAGLSSNGLLSTVSIATAAVLLAAALRGGRQASSTAIAVGALFVLSGFVNLALLDSSANLLAFRIPNVLFSFAMGLLLAALGMYGRVSGGLPHDNPYWLRRHPQAVPAATTRAVAAGLSGASALPGAVGPSGATAVRPGNPG